One window from the genome of Luteithermobacter gelatinilyticus encodes:
- the glmM gene encoding phosphoglucosamine mutase, producing MSRKYFGTDGIRGRANEGHMTAEVAMRVGMAAGKHFTRGDHKHRVVIGKDTRLSGYMLEPALASGFLSMGMDVIMVGPMPTPAVAMMTRSLRADLGVMISASHNPFQDNGIKLFGPDGYKLSDEIEKVIEDRMDNGYADHLAPSEKLGRAQRLENAVGRYIEFAKNTFPKNLRLDGMKIVVDCANGAAYKSAPSVLWELGAEVVAVGVSPNGTNINKDCGSTAPQLMCEQVVTHGADIGIALDGDADRLIICDENGRIIDGDQLMATIAQYWQVADKLRGGAIAATVMSNLGLEKYLERIGLDLIRTQVGDRYVVEVMREKNLNLGGEQSGHIVLGDFCTTGDGLIAALQILAVLVKNGRPVSEICHLFDPYPQLLKNARYSPGAEPLESDIVKEAIREGEERLNGVGRIVIRKSGTEPVIRVMAEGEDEKLVSSVVNDIVSVVEQTTAA from the coding sequence ATGTCACGGAAATATTTCGGTACGGACGGTATTCGCGGCAGAGCGAATGAGGGGCATATGACAGCGGAAGTCGCCATGCGTGTGGGCATGGCGGCGGGTAAACATTTCACGCGCGGGGATCACAAACACCGGGTGGTGATCGGTAAGGATACACGGCTTTCGGGCTATATGCTGGAACCGGCGCTAGCGTCGGGATTTTTGTCCATGGGTATGGATGTGATCATGGTGGGACCGATGCCAACCCCGGCGGTGGCGATGATGACTCGTTCGCTCAGAGCCGATCTCGGGGTGATGATTTCCGCCTCTCACAACCCGTTTCAGGATAACGGTATCAAGCTGTTCGGGCCGGACGGTTATAAACTTTCGGACGAGATTGAAAAGGTTATTGAGGATCGGATGGACAACGGATATGCCGACCATCTGGCGCCGTCCGAAAAACTGGGCCGGGCACAGCGGTTGGAAAACGCCGTGGGCCGGTATATTGAGTTTGCCAAGAATACTTTTCCCAAAAATCTGCGCCTGGATGGCATGAAAATCGTGGTGGACTGCGCCAATGGTGCGGCCTACAAATCCGCCCCCAGTGTACTGTGGGAACTGGGGGCCGAGGTGGTGGCCGTAGGCGTATCCCCTAACGGCACCAATATCAACAAGGATTGCGGCTCGACCGCGCCGCAGCTGATGTGCGAACAGGTGGTGACCCACGGCGCCGATATTGGTATCGCCCTTGATGGGGATGCCGACCGGCTGATTATTTGTGATGAGAATGGCCGGATTATCGACGGGGACCAGTTGATGGCGACCATCGCCCAGTACTGGCAGGTGGCGGACAAATTGCGCGGTGGCGCGATCGCGGCCACGGTGATGTCTAATCTGGGGCTTGAGAAATATCTGGAACGGATCGGGCTGGATCTGATCCGCACTCAGGTGGGGGACCGGTATGTGGTTGAGGTAATGCGCGAGAAAAACCTGAACCTTGGCGGGGAACAGTCCGGTCATATTGTGCTTGGGGATTTCTGCACCACCGGTGATGGGCTGATTGCCGCGTTGCAAATTTTGGCGGTTCTGGTGAAAAACGGCCGGCCGGTGAGCGAGATCTGCCATCTGTTTGACCCTTATCCGCAGCTTCTGAAAAACGCCCGCTATAGCCCCGGGGCGGAGCCTCTTGAAAGCGATATTGTGAAAGAGGCCATTCGCGAAGGCGAAGAACGGCTCAACGGGGTGGGCCGGATCGTGATCCGCAAGTCCGGCACCGAACCCGTGATCCGGGTCATGGCGGAAGGGGAAGACGAAAAACTTGTCTCTTCGGTGGTGAATGATATTGTTTCTGTTGTAGAACAGACAACAGCAGCCTAA
- the thiD gene encoding bifunctional hydroxymethylpyrimidine kinase/phosphomethylpyrimidine kinase: MPDDTKLHGKVLSIAGSDPSGGAGIQADIKTITALGGYAMTAITSLTVQNTRGVTAAEAAAPDLVRDQMLACIEDIGVDCFKSGMLHHAGIIRRVAEVLTQKRGQTPYVLDPVMVSTSGHQLLDPEARDCLVRDLLPLATLVTPNRPEAVALSGLERIETLDDMRRAGQKILSLGAGAVLIKGGHMPGERLVDLLLTRGEEHLYESARLETRHTHGTGCTLASAIATGLAQGLSLPKAVGRGHLYVARAIATAPGFGGGHGPLNHLVSAD; this comes from the coding sequence GTGCCTGACGATACAAAGCTTCATGGAAAGGTTCTGAGCATCGCCGGGTCTGACCCCAGCGGTGGGGCCGGCATTCAGGCCGATATTAAAACCATCACGGCGCTTGGCGGATATGCCATGACCGCCATTACCTCGCTGACGGTGCAGAACACCCGTGGGGTCACCGCGGCCGAGGCGGCCGCGCCTGATCTTGTGCGGGATCAGATGCTGGCCTGTATCGAGGATATCGGCGTTGACTGCTTCAAGAGCGGCATGCTGCATCATGCCGGCATTATCCGACGCGTGGCCGAAGTGCTGACGCAAAAGCGGGGGCAGACGCCCTATGTGCTGGACCCGGTTATGGTGTCCACCAGCGGCCATCAGCTTCTCGACCCCGAAGCCCGGGATTGCCTGGTGCGTGATTTGTTGCCGCTGGCAACCCTGGTCACCCCGAACCGTCCCGAAGCCGTTGCCTTAAGCGGCCTGGAGCGGATCGAAACCCTGGACGACATGCGCCGGGCGGGTCAAAAAATCCTCTCTCTAGGGGCAGGGGCGGTGCTAATCAAAGGCGGGCATATGCCGGGGGAGCGGCTTGTGGATCTGTTGCTGACGAGGGGGGAAGAACATCTCTATGAGAGCGCGCGACTGGAAACCCGTCATACCCATGGCACGGGGTGCACCCTGGCCTCGGCCATTGCCACGGGGCTGGCGCAGGGCCTGTCCCTGCCCAAGGCTGTCGGGCGGGGCCATCTTTATGTGGCCCGGGCCATTGCCACGGCCCCGGGGTTCGGTGGCGGCCATGGCCCGCTCAATCACCTTGTATCTGCTGACTGA
- the ftsH gene encoding ATP-dependent zinc metalloprotease FtsH, with translation MGRNLAFWAIILILLLLLYNVFQGSATQGPRSELAFSDFLDRVETGQVQEVTIQGHRIRGRMNDGSGSMMFRTYAPDDPELVKRLREKGVRIMAEPVEDGSLLNIFLSWLPMIILIGVWIFFMRQMQGSSGKAMGFGKSKAKLLTERQGRVTFDDVAGIDEAKEELEEIVEFLKDPQKFQRLGGTIPKGALLVGPPGTGKTLLARAIAGEANVPFFTISGSDFVEMFVGVGASRVRDMFDQAKKNAPCIIFIDEIDAVGRHRGAGLGGGNDEREQTLNQLLVEMDGFEANEGIILVAATNRPDVLDPALLRPGRFDRQVVVPRPDVLGREKILKVHMKKVPLAADVDTRVIARGTPGFSGADLANLVNEAALLAARKGKRVVSMEDFESAKDKVMMGAERRSMVMSEEEKKLTAYHEAGHALVALHCPASDPVHKATIIPRGRALGMVMRLPERDQLSMSREKMHADLAVAMGGRVAEEIIFGYDKVTSGAASDISHATKIARAMVTKWGMSDKLGPLEYGENQEEVFLGHSVTRNQNISDETAKLIDEEIKRIVEEAYERARKILTENIDDLHKLAKALLEYETLTGSEIKELLAGKTIQRGESYKDSDQNRPRPGSVPSTETPPKGDDGPKGVGSDPVPES, from the coding sequence ATGGGACGCAATCTTGCTTTTTGGGCGATAATCTTAATTCTGCTTTTGCTGTTGTATAATGTCTTTCAGGGGTCTGCGACCCAGGGACCGCGCAGTGAGCTGGCGTTTTCTGATTTCCTGGACAGGGTGGAAACTGGCCAGGTTCAGGAGGTCACCATTCAGGGGCACAGAATCAGGGGGCGGATGAATGACGGCAGCGGCAGCATGATGTTCCGCACATATGCTCCGGACGATCCGGAACTGGTCAAGCGGCTTCGGGAAAAAGGGGTGCGCATCATGGCAGAGCCGGTTGAGGACGGTTCGCTGCTGAATATTTTCCTGAGCTGGTTGCCGATGATCATCCTGATTGGCGTGTGGATTTTCTTCATGCGCCAGATGCAGGGCAGCAGCGGCAAGGCCATGGGTTTTGGCAAATCGAAAGCCAAGTTGCTGACAGAGCGGCAGGGTCGTGTCACCTTTGACGATGTGGCCGGCATTGACGAAGCCAAGGAAGAACTTGAAGAAATTGTCGAGTTCCTGAAAGATCCCCAGAAGTTTCAACGCCTGGGCGGTACTATCCCCAAAGGCGCGCTGTTGGTGGGACCGCCGGGTACTGGGAAAACCCTGCTGGCGCGGGCCATCGCCGGCGAAGCCAATGTGCCCTTCTTTACCATTTCGGGGTCTGATTTTGTGGAAATGTTTGTGGGCGTCGGCGCGAGCCGGGTGCGCGACATGTTCGATCAGGCCAAGAAAAATGCCCCCTGTATCATCTTCATCGACGAGATTGACGCGGTGGGCCGGCATCGTGGCGCGGGCCTGGGCGGCGGTAATGACGAGCGGGAACAGACCCTCAACCAGCTTTTGGTGGAAATGGACGGGTTCGAGGCCAATGAAGGCATTATTCTGGTGGCCGCGACCAACCGCCCCGATGTTCTGGACCCGGCGTTGTTGCGGCCGGGCCGGTTTGACCGCCAGGTGGTTGTGCCGCGTCCCGACGTTCTGGGCCGGGAGAAAATCCTTAAAGTGCATATGAAAAAGGTGCCGCTGGCGGCTGATGTGGACACTCGGGTGATTGCCCGGGGCACGCCGGGCTTTTCCGGAGCGGATCTTGCGAATCTGGTTAACGAGGCGGCTTTGCTGGCGGCGCGTAAAGGCAAACGGGTCGTCTCCATGGAGGATTTTGAATCCGCCAAGGACAAGGTGATGATGGGGGCGGAACGCCGCTCCATGGTCATGAGCGAAGAGGAAAAGAAACTCACCGCCTATCATGAAGCCGGTCATGCGCTGGTGGCGTTGCATTGTCCGGCATCAGACCCCGTGCATAAGGCAACCATTATTCCGCGCGGTCGGGCGCTCGGCATGGTCATGCGTCTGCCGGAACGGGATCAGTTGTCCATGAGTCGGGAAAAAATGCATGCGGATCTTGCGGTGGCCATGGGGGGACGCGTGGCTGAGGAAATCATTTTCGGTTATGACAAGGTCACCTCCGGCGCGGCATCGGATATTTCCCATGCTACGAAAATTGCGCGTGCCATGGTGACCAAATGGGGGATGAGCGACAAGCTCGGGCCCTTGGAATATGGGGAAAATCAGGAAGAGGTCTTCCTTGGGCATTCCGTAACCCGCAATCAGAATATTTCCGATGAAACGGCCAAACTGATTGATGAGGAAATCAAGCGGATCGTAGAGGAAGCCTATGAGAGGGCCCGCAAAATCCTGACGGAAAATATTGACGATCTGCATAAGCTGGCCAAGGCGCTGCTGGAATATGAAACCCTTACCGGAAGTGAAATCAAGGAACTGCTGGCCGGGAAAACGATTCAGCGGGGAGAATCCTATAAAGATTCCGATCAGAACCGTCCACGCCCGGGATCCGTTCCTTCCACGGAAACACCTCCTAAAGGAGATGATGGTCCCAAAGGCGTGGGATCCGATCCCGTTCCGGAAAGTTGA
- the folP gene encoding dihydropteroate synthase encodes MTAKLYLQPLGFLRGALARSAEAAGQARRLAGLDLSFTQLRLIRRAGPREVTEQIVPVGAFADHMAAYPVEQKTQIKDLFAHLIRPRPPLCLPDGTRLDLQTPRIQGILNVTPDSFSDGGRFDKAAAALRHARFMHQAGADFIDIGGESTRPGAEPVSLEEELGRVIPLVEELAGEGIPLSVDTRNAPVMAQALEKGAHIINDVSALTHDRDSLSVVAASTAPVILMHAQGSPQTMQQDPRYDDVVLDVFDYLEERIGCCLEAGISRDRLIADPGIGFGKTVEHNLALLRHISLFHGLGVPLLLGASRKSFIGALSGAQTATDRLPGSLAAAQAFWDQGGQIVRVHDVAQTRQALTIWSHIHII; translated from the coding sequence ATGACGGCAAAACTTTATCTGCAACCTCTGGGGTTTCTCAGAGGTGCGCTCGCGCGTTCTGCCGAAGCTGCCGGACAGGCCCGGCGGCTGGCTGGACTGGATCTGTCTTTTACCCAGTTGCGTCTTATACGGCGGGCAGGCCCCCGGGAGGTGACGGAACAAATAGTTCCCGTTGGCGCCTTTGCAGATCATATGGCCGCGTATCCTGTCGAACAGAAAACCCAAATAAAGGATCTTTTTGCGCATCTTATCCGTCCGCGTCCCCCTTTGTGTCTGCCGGACGGAACGCGGCTTGATCTGCAAACTCCCCGGATCCAGGGCATCCTGAATGTCACGCCGGACAGTTTTTCCGACGGCGGGCGTTTTGATAAGGCTGCTGCTGCCCTCCGGCATGCCCGCTTCATGCATCAGGCCGGGGCCGATTTTATTGACATCGGTGGAGAATCCACCCGTCCTGGTGCGGAGCCGGTCTCCCTTGAAGAGGAGCTGGGTCGGGTCATTCCCCTGGTTGAAGAACTGGCGGGGGAAGGCATCCCGCTGTCTGTGGACACCCGGAATGCGCCCGTCATGGCGCAGGCGCTGGAAAAAGGGGCGCATATCATCAATGATGTAAGTGCGTTAACCCATGATCGGGATAGCCTGTCCGTGGTTGCCGCTTCGACGGCGCCTGTGATCCTGATGCATGCGCAGGGCTCCCCGCAAACCATGCAGCAGGATCCGCGCTATGATGATGTGGTGCTGGACGTGTTTGACTATTTAGAGGAACGCATAGGCTGCTGCCTCGAAGCCGGTATTTCCCGGGATCGCCTTATCGCGGATCCAGGCATCGGCTTTGGCAAGACGGTGGAACACAATCTGGCTCTGCTGCGGCATATTTCCCTGTTCCACGGCCTTGGCGTACCGCTTCTTTTGGGGGCGTCGCGCAAGAGTTTCATCGGCGCATTGAGCGGGGCGCAGACGGCAACGGACCGGTTGCCCGGTTCACTTGCCGCAGCACAGGCTTTCTGGGATCAGGGGGGGCAGATCGTCCGCGTTCATGATGTGGCCCAGACGCGCCAGGCGCTCACAATTTGGTCACATATCCATATTATTTAG
- a CDS encoding M1 family metallopeptidase, whose protein sequence is MFKNGICGIVAALVFSLFSLSQANFSQAQTMEQLNDKFRQLDEVLPTPNNYRTASGAPGHAYWQQQVDYKIDVTLDDEKQRLRGREVIKYHNNSPDPLRYLWLQLDQNRFSRDSLDRQTRTMSRPNKMSFDAFGQAVHETEFSGGHQILSVKDSGGADLPYTIVQTMMRVDLPAPLRPGQSMEFSVEWAYQIVDGTKIRSRGGYEYFKEDGNYIYEISRWFPRLAAYSDYEGWHNKQFIGRGEFTLEFGDYEVAITVPADHIVAATGVLQNADEVLSREQLKRLKKARTSDKVVEIVTQEEALENQKTKATTTKTWRFRAQNVRDFAFASSRRFIWDAMGYKQKENGQTVMAMSFYPEEANPLWGQYSTHAVIHTLEVYNKYALTYPYPVAISVHGPVTGGMEYPMISFNGYRPTQHKDGTRTYERRTKYGLISVVIHEVGHNYFPMIVNSDERQWTWMDEGLNTFLQYLAEQEWEDDYPSRRGEPYKIVDYMKSKSQVPIMTNSESLLQFGNNAYAKPATALNILRESIMGRELFDFAFREYARRWQFKRPTPADFFRTMEDASGVDLDWFWRGWFYTTDHVDISLDKVELVHLDSKDPDKEEPWRKQQDEARPETLSEQRNKALPKRLDAYPELKDFYNKYDEYTVTDKQREDYKAFLESLKEEERQLLQEDAHIYMLDFSNKGGLVMPIYLEVTYEDGSTEEIRWAAEVWKQNTKHIRKMLLSDKKIRSVTLDPHLETADTDLSNNHYPRRIEEKTRFELYKTKKKRDMMREMMEKKNNKAKKKD, encoded by the coding sequence ATGTTTAAAAACGGTATCTGTGGGATTGTTGCCGCTTTAGTTTTTTCATTGTTCAGCCTGTCTCAGGCGAATTTTTCCCAAGCTCAGACCATGGAGCAGCTCAACGACAAATTCCGTCAGTTGGATGAGGTTCTGCCGACGCCGAACAATTATCGCACGGCCTCCGGCGCACCGGGGCATGCTTATTGGCAACAACAGGTAGATTACAAGATCGACGTCACTCTTGATGATGAAAAACAACGCCTCAGAGGGCGTGAAGTCATCAAATATCACAATAATTCCCCCGATCCGTTACGTTACCTCTGGCTGCAGCTGGACCAGAACCGGTTTTCCAGGGATTCCCTGGACCGTCAGACCCGGACCATGAGCCGGCCTAACAAAATGAGTTTTGATGCTTTTGGACAGGCAGTCCATGAAACGGAATTTTCCGGCGGGCACCAGATTCTTTCGGTCAAGGATAGCGGCGGGGCGGATCTGCCCTATACCATTGTCCAAACCATGATGCGGGTGGACCTGCCGGCGCCGTTGCGTCCGGGCCAGAGCATGGAATTTTCCGTGGAATGGGCCTATCAGATCGTGGACGGCACTAAAATCCGTTCCCGCGGGGGGTATGAATATTTCAAGGAAGACGGCAACTATATTTACGAGATTTCCCGCTGGTTCCCGCGCCTGGCTGCCTATTCCGATTATGAAGGCTGGCACAATAAACAATTTATCGGCCGTGGTGAATTTACCCTGGAATTTGGCGATTACGAGGTGGCCATTACGGTACCGGCCGATCATATCGTGGCGGCCACCGGGGTGTTGCAGAACGCCGATGAAGTCTTGAGCCGGGAACAGCTTAAACGTCTGAAAAAAGCGCGTACTTCGGACAAGGTGGTGGAAATCGTAACCCAGGAAGAAGCTCTGGAAAATCAGAAAACCAAGGCCACCACAACAAAAACCTGGCGTTTCAGGGCGCAGAATGTGCGGGATTTCGCCTTTGCTTCTTCGCGCCGGTTTATCTGGGACGCAATGGGCTATAAACAAAAGGAAAACGGCCAGACCGTCATGGCCATGTCATTCTATCCGGAAGAGGCCAACCCCTTGTGGGGGCAGTATTCCACCCATGCGGTGATACACACTCTTGAAGTGTATAACAAATATGCCCTGACCTATCCTTATCCGGTGGCGATTTCCGTGCACGGGCCGGTCACCGGCGGCATGGAATATCCTATGATCAGCTTCAACGGCTACCGGCCCACCCAACATAAGGACGGTACCCGCACGTATGAACGGCGCACCAAATATGGCCTGATCAGCGTGGTCATTCACGAGGTGGGGCACAATTATTTCCCGATGATCGTCAATTCCGATGAACGGCAATGGACTTGGATGGATGAAGGGCTGAACACCTTTTTACAGTATCTGGCCGAACAGGAATGGGAAGACGATTACCCCTCCCGCCGGGGCGAACCCTATAAAATTGTGGATTATATGAAAAGCAAATCCCAGGTGCCGATCATGACCAACTCGGAATCCCTGCTGCAATTCGGCAACAATGCCTATGCCAAGCCGGCCACGGCGCTGAACATTTTGCGGGAATCCATCATGGGGCGGGAACTGTTTGATTTTGCCTTCCGGGAGTATGCCCGGCGCTGGCAGTTCAAACGGCCGACCCCGGCAGATTTCTTCCGCACCATGGAAGATGCCTCGGGCGTGGATCTGGACTGGTTCTGGCGGGGCTGGTTCTATACCACCGACCATGTGGATATTTCCCTCGACAAGGTGGAACTGGTGCATCTGGACAGCAAGGATCCGGACAAGGAGGAACCCTGGCGCAAGCAACAGGACGAGGCGCGCCCGGAAACCCTGTCGGAGCAACGCAACAAGGCCCTGCCGAAACGGCTTGACGCCTATCCTGAACTCAAGGATTTTTACAACAAATATGACGAATATACCGTTACCGACAAACAGCGCGAGGATTACAAGGCGTTTCTTGAGAGCCTGAAGGAAGAGGAACGGCAGTTGTTGCAGGAAGACGCCCATATCTACATGCTGGATTTCAGCAACAAGGGCGGTTTGGTGATGCCGATTTACCTTGAAGTGACCTATGAGGATGGTTCCACCGAGGAAATCCGCTGGGCGGCCGAGGTCTGGAAACAGAACACGAAACATATCCGCAAGATGCTGTTAAGCGACAAGAAAATTCGTTCCGTCACGCTGGATCCGCATCTGGAAACGGCGGATACGGATCTGTCTAACAACCATTATCCGCGCCGGATCGAAGAAAAAACCCGCTTTGAGCTTTATAAAACCAAAAAGAAACGGGACATGATGCGTGAGATGATGGAAAAGAAAAACAATAAGGCCAAGAAAAAGGATTAA
- the tilS gene encoding tRNA lysidine(34) synthetase TilS, with amino-acid sequence MDHDKSSTTPLSHDEFSALMAEALEGVRLPEGALVAAGVSGGADSMALTLLLDRWCRAKGYNLVALTVDHGLRAASSQETRQVSSWLGGRKIRHKILSWQGRKPSASLQENARRARYQLMGEWAAGQGVSLLCLAHHQEDQAETFLLRLARGSGVDGLSAMKPLMEYPLIGAYPDPHRLPRLCRPLLDIPRERLRATLRVQHQDWIEDPSNEDRRHARVRVRQFLQHPEIDGLTPRRLADTARRMGQVQKLLNELMHEVMTTAVRIDPLGYVTVDREAIRAAHREIVVRLLAVLVREVGGKDYGPRFEKIEKLYEALHDPDFKGQTIGGCVVRPGQGSARKHKPVVVCREVAAVNDVAELQPGQALLWDGRFRIYSPRIGGQVVVMGVARWHELCHKTPDLKTRWMAPPEAVVSLPCLIDRDGVERVPHLATQATGQDVQMEFVRFWNKT; translated from the coding sequence ATGGATCATGACAAGTCCAGCACTACACCACTTTCCCATGACGAATTCTCAGCCCTGATGGCGGAGGCGCTGGAGGGGGTGAGGCTGCCAGAGGGGGCATTGGTGGCGGCTGGCGTGTCTGGTGGAGCCGACAGCATGGCGCTGACGTTATTGTTGGACAGGTGGTGCCGCGCGAAGGGATATAACCTGGTGGCGCTGACCGTGGATCATGGCTTGCGAGCGGCTTCTTCTCAGGAAACGAGGCAGGTTTCTTCCTGGCTTGGTGGTCGGAAGATCCGTCATAAAATCCTGTCCTGGCAGGGCCGAAAACCATCAGCTTCACTCCAGGAAAACGCTCGTCGTGCCCGCTATCAGCTGATGGGAGAGTGGGCGGCGGGGCAAGGCGTTTCCCTGCTGTGTCTGGCGCATCATCAGGAAGACCAGGCGGAAACCTTTCTGCTGCGTCTGGCCCGGGGCAGCGGGGTGGACGGTCTGTCGGCCATGAAACCGCTCATGGAATATCCGCTGATCGGGGCCTATCCGGATCCGCACCGTTTGCCCAGACTGTGCCGGCCCCTGCTGGATATTCCCCGGGAGCGGCTCCGGGCCACCCTTCGGGTTCAGCATCAGGACTGGATTGAGGATCCCAGCAATGAGGACCGCCGCCATGCCCGGGTTCGGGTCCGACAGTTTCTGCAACACCCGGAAATTGATGGCCTGACACCCCGCCGCCTGGCAGATACCGCCCGACGCATGGGGCAGGTTCAGAAACTTCTGAATGAGTTGATGCATGAGGTCATGACAACGGCTGTGCGCATTGACCCGCTGGGGTATGTAACGGTGGATCGGGAAGCGATACGGGCGGCGCATCGGGAAATTGTGGTGCGGCTTCTGGCCGTTCTGGTTCGTGAAGTCGGTGGCAAGGATTATGGACCGCGTTTCGAAAAAATCGAAAAACTGTATGAGGCGCTGCACGATCCGGATTTCAAGGGGCAGACCATCGGAGGATGTGTGGTCCGTCCTGGCCAGGGCAGCGCGCGAAAACACAAGCCTGTGGTGGTGTGCCGGGAAGTGGCAGCCGTCAATGACGTCGCGGAACTGCAGCCGGGGCAAGCGCTTCTCTGGGATGGGCGGTTCAGGATCTATTCCCCCCGGATTGGGGGGCAGGTGGTCGTTATGGGTGTGGCGCGCTGGCATGAATTGTGCCATAAAACGCCAGATCTGAAGACGCGCTGGATGGCCCCGCCCGAAGCCGTAGTGAGCCTGCCCTGCCTGATTGATCGTGATGGCGTGGAGCGGGTGCCACACTTGGCGACACAGGCCACAGGGCAGGATGTGCAGATGGAATTTGTGCGGTTTTGGAACAAAACATGA
- a CDS encoding DUF6702 family protein — MRRVFAAFCSLVMMVGVAEISGAHRFYAAFTQIDLHPERGVIQITHRLFTHDVEDLIRQRLDREKGPGAELLDQDIDDFLRQYIGGSFALYDETGVAVPLTWVGHEFNIDDIYVYQEAPLPDGLSRLGVIHKLFMDVFADQKNTVNIERAGEVQTRIFRKGDGVQFVAFPQD; from the coding sequence ATGAGGCGTGTCTTTGCAGCTTTCTGTAGTCTTGTCATGATGGTAGGCGTCGCTGAAATCAGCGGCGCTCACCGTTTCTATGCGGCCTTTACCCAGATTGATCTGCATCCGGAGCGAGGGGTTATACAGATTACGCACCGGTTGTTTACCCATGATGTGGAGGATCTGATCCGCCAGCGTCTCGACCGGGAAAAGGGGCCGGGGGCGGAACTTCTTGATCAGGATATTGATGATTTCCTGCGCCAATATATCGGCGGCAGTTTTGCGCTTTATGACGAGACGGGTGTGGCGGTCCCGCTTACCTGGGTCGGACATGAATTCAACATTGATGATATCTATGTCTATCAGGAAGCCCCTTTGCCGGATGGGCTGTCACGGCTGGGTGTCATCCACAAACTGTTTATGGATGTCTTTGCCGATCAAAAAAATACCGTTAATATAGAACGGGCTGGCGAAGTGCAGACCCGAATATTCCGCAAGGGTGACGGCGTGCAGTTTGTGGCGTTCCCGCAAGACTGA
- a CDS encoding serine hydrolase domain-containing protein, whose product MKYRLMHRAGIGLCLFLLGVAVSGYWRPSKGHDVPSPEDQALEQDALDHVAAETNAALAAASPAAGEQQSALKPLVFRPWLPLPDGFSLSEFALSFDAYFREQLTRAGVPGGAYAIVEGGRVVKMGSYGVRRLGGTAPVDEHTVFRLASVSKTFAAGLSARLVEERKFSWEDRINQYVPDFRFRTPEYSRDLQVQHILSQSSGLIPNAYDNLLEANVPLPKIISKFSDLDPYCAPGECYGYQNVLYSLIQPVMEQATASSYEQLMQEEIFAPLGMEDASVGLEGFLSSPNRATPHIKTRSGWKVGRVDPSYYSVLPAAGVNASVVDLAKWLSAQLGYEPEVLTPEMLATLTEPRVRTQRELRRRGWRNYIEDAYYGLGWRIYHFGTEELVYHSGWVSGFRADVAYSRRHNIGLVILLNAESNVISDLSTHFWSAILQPAE is encoded by the coding sequence TTGAAATACAGGCTCATGCACAGAGCGGGAATCGGGCTCTGTCTTTTTTTGCTGGGGGTTGCGGTCAGCGGGTATTGGCGGCCGTCCAAGGGCCATGATGTGCCATCTCCCGAGGATCAGGCCCTTGAGCAGGACGCCCTAGACCATGTTGCAGCAGAGACAAATGCCGCGCTGGCGGCGGCCAGTCCCGCCGCAGGAGAACAACAGTCGGCGTTGAAGCCACTGGTATTCCGGCCCTGGTTGCCGTTGCCGGATGGTTTTTCCTTATCAGAGTTTGCGTTATCCTTTGATGCCTATTTTCGCGAACAGCTTACCCGGGCCGGTGTGCCGGGCGGTGCCTATGCCATTGTCGAAGGGGGGCGGGTGGTGAAAATGGGCAGTTATGGCGTGCGCCGGTTGGGCGGGACGGCCCCTGTGGACGAACACACAGTGTTTCGCCTGGCTTCCGTCTCCAAGACCTTTGCCGCGGGACTCAGCGCCCGGCTGGTGGAAGAACGGAAATTTTCCTGGGAAGATCGCATCAACCAGTATGTTCCGGATTTTCGGTTCAGAACACCGGAATATTCCCGCGACCTTCAGGTGCAGCACATTCTCTCGCAAAGTTCCGGTCTGATCCCCAATGCCTATGACAATCTGCTGGAAGCCAATGTGCCGCTGCCGAAAATTATTTCCAAATTTTCAGACCTGGACCCTTATTGTGCGCCGGGAGAATGTTATGGGTATCAGAATGTGCTCTATAGCCTCATTCAGCCTGTGATGGAACAGGCCACGGCATCCAGTTATGAGCAGCTGATGCAGGAGGAAATCTTTGCCCCGCTGGGCATGGAGGATGCATCGGTGGGGCTGGAAGGGTTTCTGTCCAGCCCCAACCGCGCTACACCGCATATCAAAACCCGTTCCGGCTGGAAAGTCGGGCGGGTTGATCCCAGTTATTATTCCGTCTTGCCAGCGGCGGGCGTGAATGCCAGTGTTGTGGATCTGGCCAAATGGCTGTCGGCGCAATTGGGATATGAACCGGAAGTGTTAACGCCCGAAATGCTGGCGACCCTGACCGAACCGCGGGTGCGAACCCAAAGGGAATTGCGCCGGCGGGGCTGGCGTAATTATATTGAAGACGCCTATTATGGTCTGGGCTGGCGGATCTATCATTTTGGTACCGAGGAACTGGTTTATCACAGTGGCTGGGTGTCGGGGTTTCGTGCTGATGTGGCCTATTCCCGTCGCCATAATATTGGCCTTGTCATCCTCTTGAATGCGGAATCCAATGTGATCAGCGACCTCAGCACCCATTTTTGGTCCGCCATCCTGCAGCCGGCGGAATAA